Proteins found in one Geomonas subterranea genomic segment:
- a CDS encoding sensor histidine kinase, protein MPEQAPQQHHPGDESLLQQVALGIGFGLGGFLLNWFKLDFYFNVEFIFGSVLTMFALMRFGLVTGMTATVIAAGCTWQLWHHPWAIVIFCAETLCTSRLRIARDRDPVINNLAYWFTGGIGLVLFFYVGVMGFPLLAATVMGLKQGINGIFNTLIASALYGAYCFHHQRPGSLPSLRQLIFVTISLFVTIPALLFLYLDIRHTLNQDLSRHQESTVKVASAAQTCAGSWLDTGQGIVRFLAASYPDSLPEARRDLEKMRRSLNYFQRLGITDARGITVAFSPTEDERGGATIGLDLSGRSYLKRVAAPPHHEVMELIHGQIGRPGPRLVMAAPVPAGDGFRGVVFGVADLASLRELLRKLVNEHTAQITLVDERGLVVLSTKDQLHPLQRYALPPGGTILPVADGVAHWIPGPKPGLSPYKRWLASLYLKELPLEGHPGWKLVVESSLKAPLTALSEKISSVLAGIGLLLVLLLFCSRLFAGRLAAVVSDFERLTRELPQQVAAGATISWPTPATSELRGLTDNVKVMTRELQFSHAALKQLNLCLEERVEERTAQLRESRELLNAIIQTTPDHISVKDRQGNYLLMNKAGLSFLGRETLGRGESALYLPEEQAVIQEYNRQVFDSGAIVTFEQSRRDCRGETRVFNVVKGPVRNEKGEVTGIFAISRDITDRIQIGEQLEQERSLLRTIISTIPDLVTLKDVHGVYMTVNPAFEQLVGAGEAQIIGRNDYEIWPADEAAFFHGCDREVLAAGRQIAFKKWLTDRANGRRIFLEIKKTPMLDRNGRQLGILGIARDITVQHEAHEELKRRLALQERLKIIADTAPGILFEYKQHRDGTGFFPYVSASVFELWGFAPDEVDEIGSRVLALIHPEDRPVFTRRMSRPGKEGQPVVTEFRLLSPKGELWVKTSAVATIDSAGEVAWCGFITDITANKEAELVLRESEGKLRRAVAQRTADLRLLAERIEKVAEHERACVAQEIHDDLGQLLAALMLDIAWFQKRIPAGDETYAAKVKAVNELLSTTIQCARRITRDLRPRMLDELGLVAAMEEQLELYRQRQIECRLTVPQRDLEVDLERSNSLFRIFQESMTNVMRHSGATAVDILLDIGKEMILLEVTDNGCGISSDKTANLHSLGLLGIKERALRWGGTATITGNPGKGTTIRVDMPMERRRRKR, encoded by the coding sequence ATGCCCGAGCAAGCCCCCCAACAGCATCACCCCGGCGACGAGAGCCTGCTGCAACAGGTGGCGCTGGGGATCGGCTTCGGCCTGGGGGGCTTCCTGCTGAACTGGTTCAAACTCGACTTCTACTTCAACGTCGAGTTCATCTTCGGCTCCGTCCTCACCATGTTCGCGCTGATGCGGTTCGGACTGGTGACGGGGATGACAGCGACCGTCATCGCGGCGGGCTGCACGTGGCAGTTGTGGCACCACCCCTGGGCGATTGTCATCTTCTGCGCCGAGACCCTCTGCACATCCAGGCTTCGCATCGCCAGGGACCGCGACCCCGTCATCAACAACCTCGCCTACTGGTTCACCGGCGGCATCGGGCTCGTGCTCTTCTTCTACGTCGGGGTCATGGGATTTCCGCTGCTGGCCGCCACGGTCATGGGGCTGAAGCAGGGGATCAACGGCATCTTCAACACCCTGATCGCCTCCGCGCTCTACGGCGCTTACTGTTTCCACCACCAGCGCCCCGGCAGCCTGCCGAGCCTGCGCCAGTTGATCTTCGTCACCATATCGCTCTTTGTCACGATCCCGGCCCTGCTCTTTCTCTATCTCGACATCCGGCACACCCTGAACCAGGACCTGTCGCGGCACCAGGAATCGACGGTTAAAGTGGCAAGCGCGGCGCAGACCTGCGCCGGCTCCTGGCTCGACACCGGCCAGGGGATCGTCCGGTTCCTCGCCGCGTCGTACCCCGATTCGCTGCCGGAAGCGCGCCGGGACCTGGAGAAGATGCGCCGCTCCCTGAACTATTTCCAGCGCCTGGGCATCACCGACGCGCGCGGCATCACCGTCGCCTTCTCCCCCACGGAGGACGAGAGGGGGGGGGCCACCATCGGGCTCGACCTCTCTGGCCGCAGCTACCTCAAGCGCGTCGCCGCCCCACCCCATCATGAGGTGATGGAGTTGATCCACGGCCAGATCGGGAGGCCCGGACCGCGACTCGTCATGGCCGCGCCGGTCCCCGCCGGTGATGGGTTCCGTGGAGTCGTATTCGGGGTCGCCGACCTCGCCTCCCTCAGGGAGCTGCTGCGGAAACTGGTCAACGAGCACACCGCGCAGATCACCCTGGTCGACGAGCGGGGCCTCGTGGTCCTGAGCACCAAGGACCAGTTGCATCCCTTGCAGCGGTACGCCCTCCCCCCCGGCGGCACGATTTTGCCGGTAGCCGACGGCGTCGCGCACTGGATCCCCGGCCCGAAGCCGGGACTGAGCCCCTACAAGCGATGGCTTGCCTCCCTGTACCTGAAGGAGCTCCCCCTCGAGGGGCACCCCGGCTGGAAGCTCGTGGTGGAGTCGTCGCTGAAGGCCCCCCTCACCGCCCTCTCCGAGAAGATCAGCAGCGTCCTGGCAGGTATCGGCCTGTTGCTGGTGCTGCTGCTGTTCTGCTCGCGCCTCTTCGCCGGCAGGCTCGCCGCCGTGGTTTCCGATTTCGAGCGCTTGACCCGCGAGCTGCCGCAACAGGTTGCCGCCGGCGCCACCATCTCCTGGCCGACCCCCGCGACCAGCGAGTTGCGCGGCCTCACCGACAACGTGAAGGTGATGACCCGCGAGCTGCAGTTCTCCCACGCGGCTCTCAAGCAACTGAACCTCTGCCTGGAAGAGCGGGTGGAGGAACGCACGGCCCAGCTCAGGGAAAGCCGGGAGCTTCTGAACGCCATCATCCAAACCACTCCCGACCACATCTCGGTCAAGGACCGGCAGGGAAACTACCTTTTGATGAACAAGGCCGGGTTGAGCTTCCTCGGGCGGGAAACCCTGGGCAGGGGGGAAAGCGCCCTCTACCTTCCGGAGGAGCAGGCAGTCATCCAGGAGTACAACCGCCAGGTCTTCGACAGTGGCGCCATCGTGACGTTCGAACAGTCCAGGCGCGACTGCCGGGGCGAGACCCGAGTCTTCAACGTGGTCAAGGGGCCGGTCCGGAACGAGAAAGGGGAAGTGACCGGGATCTTCGCCATCTCGCGTGACATCACCGACCGCATCCAGATCGGGGAGCAGCTGGAGCAGGAGCGCTCGCTTTTGCGCACCATCATCAGCACCATCCCCGACCTGGTTACCCTGAAGGACGTGCACGGCGTGTACATGACGGTGAACCCCGCCTTCGAGCAGCTGGTCGGGGCGGGCGAGGCTCAGATCATCGGCAGGAACGACTACGAAATATGGCCCGCGGACGAGGCGGCCTTCTTCCACGGGTGCGACCGGGAGGTGCTCGCCGCAGGGAGACAGATCGCCTTCAAGAAGTGGCTCACCGACCGCGCCAACGGGCGCCGCATCTTCCTGGAGATCAAGAAGACTCCGATGTTGGACCGAAACGGCAGGCAGCTCGGCATCCTGGGGATCGCCCGTGACATCACCGTCCAGCACGAGGCGCACGAGGAGTTGAAAAGGCGGCTCGCCCTGCAGGAACGCCTGAAGATCATCGCCGACACCGCGCCCGGCATCCTCTTCGAGTACAAGCAGCACCGGGACGGCACCGGCTTCTTCCCCTACGTGAGCGCCTCCGTGTTCGAGCTCTGGGGTTTCGCGCCGGACGAGGTGGACGAAATCGGCTCCAGGGTCCTCGCGCTGATCCACCCGGAGGACCGCCCCGTCTTCACCAGGAGGATGTCCCGCCCCGGCAAAGAGGGGCAGCCGGTGGTCACCGAGTTCCGCCTCCTCTCTCCCAAGGGGGAGCTCTGGGTGAAGACCTCGGCGGTAGCCACCATCGACAGCGCAGGCGAAGTGGCGTGGTGCGGCTTCATCACCGATATCACGGCGAACAAGGAAGCCGAGCTGGTGCTGCGCGAAAGCGAGGGGAAACTAAGACGCGCGGTGGCGCAGAGAACGGCGGACCTGCGGCTGCTGGCGGAGCGGATCGAGAAGGTGGCGGAGCATGAGCGGGCGTGCGTGGCGCAGGAGATCCATGACGACTTGGGGCAACTGCTGGCCGCCCTCATGCTTGACATAGCCTGGTTCCAGAAGCGGATCCCGGCGGGAGACGAGACGTACGCCGCGAAGGTGAAGGCGGTGAACGAGCTTTTGAGCACCACCATCCAGTGCGCGCGCCGCATCACGCGGGACCTGCGGCCGCGCATGCTGGACGAGCTGGGGCTGGTCGCGGCGATGGAAGAGCAGCTCGAGCTGTACCGGCAGCGGCAGATCGAGTGCCGCTTGACGGTCCCGCAGCGCGACCTCGAGGTGGACCTCGAGCGTTCCAACTCCCTGTTCCGGATCTTCCAGGAAAGCATGACCAACGTCATGCGCCACTCCGGTGCCACGGCGGTCGACATCCTGCTCGACATCGGCAAGGAGATGATACTGCTCGAGGTGACCGACAACGGCTGCGGCATAAGCAGCGACAAAACCGCGAACCTGCACTCCCTCGGGCTCTTGGGGATAAAGGAACGGGCCCTGCGTTGGGGCGGAACGGCGACAATCACGGGAAATCCCGGCAAGGGAACCACGATACGGGTTGACATGCCCATGGAGAGGAGAAGGAGGAAGAGATGA
- a CDS encoding tetratricopeptide repeat protein, with protein sequence MTKKAGLFLLLFWASSPLQVRAASSPQASDSALSRAEAAADKSRRLLGPDHPHLAVSLHDLGELYLQRQEYDRAETMFRRVVAIYEVTLGANHPEVALRLNDLARLYQMKGDFANSERHYLDALAILEQGAVGDPQATVMILNNLAILYSLNGSVWQAQELFEATLRLCGEFSSRHASMFRITLYNLSSLYRSTGRDTAAADLLQQAAAF encoded by the coding sequence ATGACGAAGAAGGCGGGGCTGTTCCTGCTGCTCTTCTGGGCTTCGTCCCCTCTCCAGGTCAGGGCGGCCTCGTCCCCCCAGGCCTCGGACAGCGCGCTGTCACGGGCCGAGGCCGCGGCCGATAAAAGCCGCCGGCTGCTCGGGCCCGACCATCCCCACCTGGCGGTCAGCCTGCACGACCTCGGCGAGTTGTACCTGCAGCGGCAGGAGTACGACCGGGCCGAGACGATGTTTCGGAGGGTGGTAGCGATCTACGAGGTGACGCTCGGTGCGAACCATCCGGAGGTGGCCCTGCGGCTAAACGACCTGGCCCGGCTGTACCAGATGAAGGGTGATTTCGCCAATTCGGAGCGGCACTACCTGGACGCGCTGGCCATCCTGGAGCAGGGCGCGGTGGGCGATCCTCAAGCCACGGTCATGATCCTCAACAACCTGGCCATCCTCTACAGCCTGAACGGATCCGTGTGGCAGGCGCAGGAGCTCTTTGAAGCCACACTGCGTCTTTGCGGGGAGTTCTCGAGCCGGCACGCGTCGATGTTCCGCATCACGCTTTACAACCTCTCCAGCCTTTACCGCTCCACGGGCCGCGACACCGCCGCTGCCGACCTGCTGCAGCAGGCGGCGGCGTTTTAG
- a CDS encoding response regulator: MIRVLLTDDHKILREGLKGLLHDTDDIKVVGEAGDIQELFAQLGAVECDVIVLDISLPGRSGLDALKQLKAEKVETPVLVLSMHPEEQYAIRAIRSGAAGYLTKETASQELVHAIRKVHSGGKYLSSNLAEALFTELANPRGADPHTLLSDREYQIMCMIGSGLTLTGIADKLSLSVKTISTYRSRLLLKMGMKNNAEVTTYVVKNGLLCDKG, translated from the coding sequence ATGATACGGGTACTGCTGACGGACGATCACAAGATACTGCGCGAGGGGCTCAAGGGGCTTTTGCACGACACGGACGACATCAAGGTCGTCGGGGAGGCGGGGGACATCCAGGAGCTTTTCGCGCAGCTGGGCGCCGTCGAATGCGACGTCATCGTCCTCGACATCTCGCTGCCGGGCAGAAGCGGCCTCGACGCGCTGAAGCAGCTCAAGGCGGAGAAGGTGGAGACCCCGGTGCTGGTGCTCAGCATGCACCCGGAAGAGCAGTACGCCATCCGCGCCATACGCTCAGGGGCTGCCGGCTACCTGACCAAGGAGACCGCGTCCCAGGAGCTGGTGCACGCCATCCGCAAGGTGCATTCCGGCGGCAAATACCTGAGTTCCAACCTCGCCGAGGCCCTCTTCACCGAGCTCGCCAATCCGCGCGGCGCCGATCCGCACACCCTGCTGTCCGACCGGGAGTACCAGATCATGTGCATGATCGGCTCGGGGCTCACCCTGACCGGCATCGCCGACAAGCTTTCCCTGAGTGTCAAGACCATCAGCACCTACCGCAGCCGGCTCCTGCTGAAGATGGGGATGAAGAACAACGCCGAAGTGACCACCTACGTGGTGAAGAACGGGCTGCTCTGCGACAAGGGGTGA
- a CDS encoding response regulator, with product MTFTESQKHVRQEAWIPHQQMQAGHPTGTLQLLQAENQRLRQEVELHRQSRSEACELAIGLLVNIANARDLETGRHVKRVQRYALLLASALTSDPLYPQRLSRGWIQRLAKVVPLHDIGKIGIPDRILLKPAPLDPFEYEVMQRHTRIGHDIIAAVNEDCNHNGNAAQPEPSELFQMAMDVALWHHERWDGAGYPDGLAGEAIPLAARIVSVADVFDALTSTRIYKEAVSVPRAAQHIISLAGTKFDPGVVRAFERLIPEFELISCSGDEAPLPGSQAPVLSAKPHGHEAATRCHRSKATGATSKVVPFMRIQAQGSQPPAAPQQGTAPKENPMRALIVDDDELDCRLLERVLSPYCQVECVKTGEEALEKFGAGLEQEAPYGLVCLDYRLPGMTGAKTAQMMRDLEGKNEKFPMTTLCAVSGSPEAAGEFYMHLGNDPHFFLNQKPYNRSNLLKAISFGLRRWGVKSEAGCHTGVGCGCIE from the coding sequence GTGACGTTCACAGAATCACAAAAGCACGTGCGGCAAGAAGCGTGGATTCCCCACCAGCAGATGCAGGCGGGACACCCCACCGGCACCCTCCAGCTGCTGCAGGCGGAGAACCAGCGCCTGCGGCAGGAGGTGGAGTTGCACCGCCAGTCGAGGAGCGAAGCCTGCGAACTGGCGATAGGACTGCTGGTGAACATCGCCAACGCGCGGGACCTGGAAACGGGGAGGCACGTCAAGCGGGTGCAGCGGTACGCGCTCCTCCTCGCCTCGGCCCTCACGAGCGATCCCCTCTATCCCCAAAGGTTGAGCCGGGGATGGATCCAGCGCCTGGCCAAGGTGGTCCCGCTGCACGATATCGGCAAGATCGGGATCCCCGACCGGATCCTCTTGAAGCCGGCCCCACTCGACCCTTTCGAGTACGAGGTGATGCAGCGCCACACCCGCATCGGCCACGACATCATCGCGGCGGTCAACGAAGACTGCAATCACAACGGCAACGCGGCCCAGCCGGAGCCGAGCGAGCTGTTCCAGATGGCCATGGACGTGGCGCTTTGGCACCACGAGCGCTGGGACGGCGCGGGGTACCCGGACGGCCTGGCCGGTGAGGCGATCCCTCTCGCCGCGCGCATCGTCTCGGTTGCCGACGTCTTCGACGCCCTCACCTCCACCCGCATCTACAAGGAGGCCGTGAGCGTGCCGCGAGCCGCGCAACACATCATCTCCCTGGCCGGCACCAAGTTCGACCCCGGTGTGGTCAGGGCGTTCGAGCGGCTAATACCGGAGTTCGAACTCATCTCCTGCAGCGGTGACGAGGCCCCCCTCCCCGGCTCCCAGGCCCCGGTCCTCTCCGCGAAGCCGCACGGCCACGAAGCCGCCACCCGTTGCCACCGGTCGAAGGCCACCGGGGCGACAAGCAAGGTCGTCCCGTTCATGCGAATCCAGGCGCAGGGGAGCCAGCCTCCCGCTGCACCGCAACAGGGCACAGCTCCCAAGGAGAACCCGATGCGCGCACTCATAGTTGATGATGATGAGCTGGACTGCAGGCTTTTGGAACGCGTACTGTCCCCATACTGTCAGGTGGAGTGCGTCAAAACAGGCGAGGAGGCGCTGGAGAAATTCGGCGCGGGGCTTGAGCAGGAGGCACCCTATGGTCTGGTCTGTCTCGACTACAGGCTTCCCGGCATGACCGGGGCGAAGACGGCGCAGATGATGCGCGACCTGGAGGGAAAGAACGAGAAGTTTCCCATGACCACCCTGTGCGCCGTGTCCGGTTCCCCGGAGGCAGCCGGAGAGTTCTACATGCACCTGGGCAACGACCCGCACTTCTTTTTGAACCAGAAGCCGTACAACCGCAGCAACTTGCTGAAGGCGATCAGTTTCGGCCTGAGGCGCTGGGGGGTGAAGAGCGAAGCAGGTTGCCACACCGGCGTTGGTTGCGGGTGCATCGAATGA